The DNA window GGTTTATCCAGCACGGGTTTAAGCACCTTACCGGGTAAACGAGTTGAGGTCATGCGGGCCTGCACAATAATAGCTGTCGTCATGTCAGGCACGCCCGTAAACAATCGACAATATAATCTTGCTCGTCCAAGCTCATTTCGTAGTGCAGCGGCAGACTTATAGCTTCGCGGTAATATTGCTCTGCTTCTGGAAAGTCGCCGGGCCGAAAACCAAGGGTTTGATAGTAGGGCTGGGTATGCACAGGAATATAGTGCAGGTTTACCCCAATACCCTTGTCCCGCAGGGTTTCAAACACCTGCCGATGGCTCAGCTGAAGGGTATTTAGCATGAGCCGAATCACAAACAGGTGCCAACTGGAGGCCGTCTCAGGGGGCTGAACAGGCAGCATGATCGGCAAACCTTGCAGGAGTTCGAAGTAGCGATCGGCCAGCATCTGACGACGCTGCACAAAGGCGGGCAGCCGCTGCATTTGGCTGGTTCCCAAAGCCGCTTGAATGTCGGTCATTCTGTAGTTAAATCCCAGCTCTAGCTGCTCGTAGTACCAGGGGCCGTGGCTTTCGCCCTGCATTTGCTCAGGCTCTCGGGTAATACCGTGGCTGCGGAAGCGAATCAGCTTTTCGTAAAGAGCTTTTTGGTTAGTCAGCACCATGCCGCCCTCCCCAGTAGTGACAATTTTGACCGGGTGAAAGCTGAACACTGCCATGTCGGAAAACTGGCAGCAGCCCACAGGCCTACCCCGATACTGCCCGCCAATAGCGTGGGAAGCATCTTCGATCACGGTAAAGTCGTACTGTTGGGCGAGGGAAGAGATCGCCTCCATATCGCAAGACTGCCCCGCAAAATGCACGGGCACGACCACCTTAGGTAGGGTGCCGTCTTGTTGCACCCAGCTCAATTTTTGCTGTAGTAGGGCAATGTCGAGATTATAAGTCTTAGGATCAATGTCTACAAAATCGACTGTGGCTCCGCAGTACAAACCACAGTTGGCCGAGGCTACAAAGGTATTGGGTGAAGTCCAAAGCGTATCTCTAGAGCCGAGTTCTGCAGCCAAGCAGGCAATGTGGAGCGCCGCAGTGGCGCTGGAGACGGCTACGGCATAGCTAACGCCGCAGTAATCAGCTACGGCCTGCTCAAATTGGGCGATCGCAGGCCCTTGGGTTAACCAGTCAGACTTCAGCACTGCAACCACGGCATCAATGTCCTGCTGGCTAATGCTCTGCCGACCATAGGGGATAAAAGGTGTCATCAGCTAAGCAGAAAAGTGAGGATCAATATGCAGTTTGATGAGGCTTTGCAGCTCCTCAACGCTGAGAAACTTTTCGTTTTGTCCCGAGTTGTAGCTAAACCCTGGTTCTACAGGTTTAGCATTCATCTTCTTGCAGTACTCTTCGATGGAGTACGCCCCCTGAATTGGCAAAATAGCGTAGTAATGGCCGAGGTCTACGGTGGTAAAAGAGTCTGAGGTTGTAATCATCTCTTCGTGAATTTTTTCACCAGGTCTAACGCCTACAACTGGGTACTCGCAGTCAGGGCCAATGGCCTTGGCTACGTCAGTGATCAAATAAGACGGAATGCGCGGCACAAAAACTTCTCCTCCCCAAGCGTGTTTAATCGCCCAAAGCACCATATCAACTCCCTCTTCAAGGGAAATATTAAACCGAGTCATGGCGGGGTCTGTGATAGGCAAAATACCTTCCTTGCGCTTGCCTAGAAAAAACGGTATTACCGACCCGCGAGAGCCCATTACATTGCCGTAGCGGACAACGGAAAAGCTGAGTTTGCGAATACCCTTAATGTTATTAGCGGCGATGAATAGTTTGTCTGAGCAAAGCTTAGTAGCTCCGTAAAGATTGATTGGGGCTGCTGCTTTGTCGGTAGAAAGAGCAATGACCTTCTTAACACCGGTACTCAGGGATGCCTCGATCACATTTTCAGCACCTAAGACATTTGTTCTGATACATTCTATCGGGTTATATTCAGCGGTGGGCACCTGTTTTAAGGCTGCCGCATGGATGACAATGTCAATCCGTTCAAAGGCACGAATTAGTCGCTGCTGATCTCTTACATCACCAATGAAATATCGAATGCCTGGATATTTTGACTGAGGAAATATCTGTGCCATCTCAAACTGCTTGAGTTCGTCTCTAGAGTAGATGACGAGTCGTTTGATATTAGGAAATTTTTCGAGGATAGTGCCAACAAACTTTTTCCCAAAGGAACCGGTGCCGCCGGTTACCAAAATAGATGTATCTTCAGTAATTTTCATGGGTAGATGGTTTCGATACGTAGCGATCTTTTGTTACAGCTCGGTTTGAGCAAGAACGGTCTTGTCTAAATTGTCGCCTTGAAAAGCTTGCCACCGGCTAGGTGTATAAACTTGCGTGTTGGTGGAATACCGCTCGAAATAAGCGTAGCGATTGGTAATTTGCGACTCTTGAACGGCAAATCCTGTTGCCTCATGGACGGCATCGTCGTAGGATTCTCCTTGCTTTTTGACCCAGACATTAATCAAGTATTCTCCTGGAAACAAATGAATGGAGGGTACAGAAGCCTCAATCGTATATGGACCTGAAGTAGTCACATTCAGATCATCTTCCCAGTTAGAAACTAAGTAGTGCAGCCTAACGCCGTGCAGATTGCAGATAGCAATGCCAATCTCATAGCTGTCGCTTGGCATCTTAAAGTCGATCTCAAGTCTAAAGTTGACCGGTTGCCCCATTTGGAGCGTGGTGACACAGTTGCCGTCACCATCTAGAAGACTGAGGCTTTTTAGGGTTGCATACTGCCTTGGGCCGTACCGCTCTTTTGAGCGGGTTGAGAGGTCAACGTATGCTGAGGCAACTAGATTGGTCTCAGAGACGTACTTAGCGATCGCAGTACGAGCATCGCCCCGAAACGACACTTGCCCGTCGCTCAGCATCAGAGCCGTTTGACACAGAGATTCTACTGCAGTCATGTTGTGGCTCACAAAGAGAACGGTCCTACCCTCTTGCTTGGCCACATCACCCATTTTGCCTAAGCACTTTTTTTGAAAAGCGGCATCGCCTACTGCCAGCACTTCATCAACCACTAAAATCTCAGGTTCTAAATGGGCAGCTACGGCAAAGGCAAGCCGAACATACATGCCGCTGGAATAGCGCTTAACCGGCGTGTCTAAAAACCTAGAGACTTCTGCAAACTCTACGATTTCATCAAACCTGCGATTAATTTCTACCCGACTCATGCCCAAAATTGCGCCGTTTAGAAAAATATTCTCGCGCCCAGTTAGTTCAGGGTGAAACCCAGTGCCCACCTCTAACAAACTGGCCACCCGTCCCCGCAGGCGTACTCGCCCCGTCGTAGGTTCGGTAATGCGGCTAAGAATTTTGAGCAGTGTGGACTTGCCCGCCCCATTGCGGCCAATAATGCCGACAACTTCGCCCTGCTTTACCTCAAAAGAAACATCCTTCAGCGCCCAAAACTCGTCGTGTTGATGTTTGACACTGGGCTTGAGCGGATGGCGCAGGCGACGGCTAAAAGATTTGACTCTATCAGCAAGGACATCGCGTAAGGCTACATAGCGAGAGCTGCCCTGCTGCTGGCCAAGGACATACTTCTTGCCGAGGTTCTCGACTTGAATGACTGAGTCTGACATTAAGGGGCTGTGGAACGGGGGCAGTTCACCTAGCTGGCGCATCCGCCATTGTGCTCATTGTGCCCCTAGGCTTTATGAAAGTTGCATGAGTTTATATAACGTCAGCAAAGGTGCGATCCATGCGGCAGAAATACAATATTTCGATGACCAGCATCAGCAAAAAACTAGGCTAGTACAACGATACGTCACGACAAATGCTAACTCAGCGAAAGCTGTCGATTAGCCCCTACCAGAGGATTGAGGGAATATGGCGATCGCTAATGATGCTGGTGCTAAAGCCCACCGTGACATGGTAGAGGCTAAACCAAACTAAATAACGGCACCACGCAGCGAAAGCCGCTGTATTGCATAAGGTGAACTGTAAAACAGGCTCTTTACCCCGCTACTACAAAGTTCACTAGCTTGCCCGGCACCACGATCACCTTCTTGATCTCCTTGCCTTCAAGGTAGCGCTGGGCGACCTCAGATTCGCGGGCGTAGGTTTCTAGCGCCGCTTTGTCGGAGTCGGCGGGCACCTCTAGAGTGCCGCGCGTTTTGCCCATAATTTGGATGACCAGCGTGATCTCATCCACCACCAAGGCCGTGGGGTCAAACACAGGCCAGGGGGCGCGGTGGATCGAGTCGATGTTACCCAACTGGTGCCACAGTTCATCGGCCATGTGGGGCGCAAAGGGGGCCAGCAGCAGCACTAGCGCGCGCACACCCTCGGTATAGACAGGGGAATTCTTAGCAGCAGAATCCGTGAGGGCGTTGCTGAGCTTCATAAGCTCTGAAACGGCGGTGTTGAACTGGTAGTCGCCATCGATGTCTTCAGTGATCGCTTGAATGGCGGTGTGGATGGCGCGACGCAGGGTTTTCTCATCCTTGGAGAGATCGGCGGCTGTATCCCCGGAGGACGAACCACCGTTCGCCCCTACGCTGGCGAGGTATTCGGTGACTAGCCGCCAAACCCGGTTGAGAAAACGAAACTGACCTTCCACATCGGCGTCATCCCACTCCAGGTCTTTTTCGGGCGGGGCTTTGAAGAGAATAAACATGCGGGCGGTGTCGGCCCCGTACTTGGCCAGCACCGATTTGGGGTCTACGCCGTTGTACTTCGACTTCGACATTTTTTCGTAGAACACCTCCAGGGCGTCGCCCGTGTCAGGATCCACAGGGTTCGTAGGATCAGCGACGTTTTCTGGGGCGACGTATTTGCCGGTCTTAGGGTTTTTGTAGGTGGTGTTTTGCACCATGCCCTGGGTCAGCAGCCGCTCAAAGGGTTCATCACAGGAGAGCAGGCCGCGATCGCGCAGCACCTTGGTAATAAACCGCGAGTAAAGCAGGTGCAAAATAGCATGCTCAATGCCGCCCACGTACTGATCTACTGGCATCCAGCCGTTGGCCTGGGCTTGAGCAAAGACCTGCTCGGGGTTCTTGGCATCGGTGTAGCGCAAAAAGTACCAGGACGAGTCGATAAAAGTGTCCATGGTGTCGGTTTCGCGCCGGGCGGGGCGGTTGCAGGTGGGGCAGGGCACATTCACCCAGTCGCCTAACTGAGCCAGGGGCGAGGCTCCCCGCCCCGAAAATTCCACATCCTCGGGTAGGGTCACCGGCAGCTGCTCGTCGGGCACCGGCACAATGCCGCACTCGGGGCAGTGCACCACCGGAATCGGAACGCCCCAGTAGCGCTGGCGGGAAATCAGCCAGTCGCGCAGGCGGTAGTTGGCTTCGCCTTGGCCTTTGTCGTTAGATTCGAGCCAGTGAATGGCGGCTGGGACGCTTTCGGCTTCACCTTTGCCCGCTGGAATGTCATTGAGCGGCCCGGAGTTGATCATGACGCCTTCTCCGGCCCAAGCGGCGGTCATGGTGTTGCCGTCGAGAGATTCTCCCACCGGTTGCACCACGACCTTGACGGGCAGGCCAAACTTGCGGGCAAACTCAAAGTCGCGCTGGTCATGAGCGGGCACCGCCATAATCGCCCCGGTACCGTAGCCCATCAGCACATAGTCTGCGATCCAGATGGGAATTTTGACATCGTTGACGGGGTTCACGGCATAGCTGCCCGTCCACACGCCGGTTTTTTCGCGGTCTTCGGCGGTGCGATCGATCTCGCTTTTAGCGGCGGCGGCCTTGCGGTAGTCGTCTACGGCAGCAACGCGATCGGGCGCAGTTAGCTTCTCCACCAGTGGATGCTCGGGCGACAGCACCATAAAGGTCGCCCCCCACAGGGTATCGGGCCGGGTGGTGAATACGGGCAGGGCATCCCCCGCCTCGCTTTTGAAGACTACCCGTGCCCCGGTCGATTTACCAATCCAGTTGGCCTGCATGGTGCGCACCCGCTCAGGCCAGCCGGGCAGCTTATTCAGGTCTTGCAGCAGCTCTTCGGCGTAGTCGGTAATTTTGAGGAACCACTGGCGCAGCAGCTTTTTCTCGACGATCGCCCCCGATCGCCACGACTTCCCCTCGCTGTCTACCTGCTCGTTGGCCAGCACCGTCTGATCGATGGGGTCCCAGTTGACTGCCGCCTCTTTCTGATAGGCCAGCCCCATCTGCAGCATCTGAATAAAAATCCACTGGGTCCAGCGATAGTAGTCGGGGGCACAGGTAGCCACCTCGCGCTCCCAGTCGTAGGAAAGGCCCAGTTCTTGCAGCTGCGCCCTCATCTGGTCAATATTTTGGTAGGTCCACTTGGCTGGGTGAATGCCGCGATCGATCGCCGCATTCTCCGCTGGTAGACCAAAGGCATCCCAGCCCATGGGATGCAGCACCCGGTAGCCCTGCATGCGCCGCACCCGCGCCACCACATCGGTAATCGTGTAGTTGCGCACATGACCCATGTGCAGGTTCCCCGACGGGTACGGAAACATCGACAGCGCATAGAACTTAGGTTGATCGGGATTCTCGATCGCCCGATCTAGCCCTTGCTTGGCCCAAGCCTGCTGCCACTTCTTCTCGATGTCTGCGGGGATATATTTGGACTCCACGTCCTTGACTCCTAATGCTGCACTGGTGCGATGTTCCCCATCATAGCGATCAGTGGCGGCAGGGGGGAAAGTTGGCGCTGTGGAGTAATGGAGTAGGGGAGTGATGGAGTATGGAGGTGGGGAGTAATGGGAACACTATTACCCCATTACCCGATCACTCCATTACCCCTCCTACTCCTATCACTCCTTCACTTCTTCAGCAAAGCTCGATCGCCGCTTAAACTCAAACGGCCCCGCCAGCGACCCCCACAGGTGCTCGTGGGTTTCTGGGTCGCGGCCCCGGTCCCAGCTGACGAATTGGTCGGCGTCGATTTCAAATTCGCTATCTAAATAGGTAGTCTTGCCGTTGCGCTCAACCATGCAGGCTTTGCCGGGTTGAACCGCTCCCTTAAAGCTGTGGCCTGTCCAGTGGACAATCATGTCGCAGCCAGGGGTTTTTTCAAAATGGTCAGCAGTGAGTTTTGAGAGCTGATCGAGATCGCGAGAGGCTCCGTAGAAGGCTTCGGCATCCTTGAGGGTGTAGTTCTCAATCAAAATGTGATCGCCCTGGGGGATGAGCTTCATGCCTCGGGCGCGGTAGGGCTGCTGGATCATAAAGTCGTAGGCCTGCTCAATGTAAAACCCTAGGCCACCTAGGGTTTCGGTGGGCAGGGGGCGCATGCAGACACGGATGTGGGCAAATAGCGGCGGGTTTTCGAAGGCCTGCTGCTGGTTGCTAAAGTCTGCCGCCATCCAGCGGGCCAGGGTGTGAATGTCGGTGGCGTGGGTCATGGATGGGTTTAGAAATCATCGTGGTAAGGTTGACCCTAGTTTACAGGTTTGACGAGAGACCGTCAGAAAAGACCGCGATGAAAAAGCTCCACCTAGCGCTCTTATCTAGTGATATTGCTGCCTCCGTGGCGGATTATTCAGCTCGTTTGGGATGCAGTCCAGCACTAGTGATTGAGGGTACCTATGCCCTGTGGCGCACGGAGACGCTGAATCTTTCAATTCGCCATGCCCCCGAGATAGCGCCAGGACAGCTACGCCATCTGGGTTGGGAAGATGACGAAGCGCAGGCATTTACTGCCGAGGTGGATGTTAACGGCATTACCTGGGAGCGCTTCGCTGCCCGCCACCAGGCCGAGGAGATTCAAGCCCTATGGCCGGGAACAGATTATCGAGTCGAGGGCGGCAAGGAAACTAATGGACACCATGGAAACTGACTTGACTGCTGAAACCTACCACCTACATGTCGAACTGCTCGACAGTGACCCCTACATCTGGCGACAGGTCACTGTGCGGGGCGATGCCTCCTTGGCAGAACTCCACCGCGTGTTGGCAGCGGCGATGGGGTGGTCAGGAGAGGCTGACTACGTGTTTAAGGGACAGGGTAAGGTTTTGCAGGCTGGGGAAGAGCGATCGCTCTCTACCCTCATCACCCAGCCTGGCGAAGCGCTGATCTACAACTATGCCCCTGCCCAGGGCTGGCTGCATAAAGTTACGTTAGAGGCGATCGCCCCCGTCGACCATCCCCTTCCCCACTGCACTGCCGGAGAGCGGCAATGCCCGCCGGAGTTTTGCAACGGCGTGTGGGACTACGTTGACCTGATCGATCGCCTGGGCGATGGCGATGATCCTGAGGAAATCGATGCTCTCTGGCAAAAAGTCGGCTACGATTTCGACCCCGAACGGTTTGATTTGGCTGCTGCCAACCGGCGATTGCAGGCCCTAGCGGAGTAAGCGCACTGAATCCTGAATGTCTGCGGCTAGCTCATCGATCGCCTCAGTAGTCGTATTCCAGCCACACATCAACCGCGCCCCATCGCTGCCGATAAAGGTGTAGAACTTCCAGCCCCGACGGTAAAGTTCGTCGATAAGAGGCTGAGGCATTTGCACAAACACCCCGTTGGCCTGACGCGGAAACAGAAGCTTCACCTCGGGAATTTGCCGCAGCTGCTGCTCTAGATAAGCGGCCATGTGGTTGGCGTGGTCAGCGTTGCGCAGCCACGCGCCGGTTTCCAACAACCCCAGCCACGGGGCTGAGATAAACCGCATCTTCGAGCACAGCTGCCCAGCCTGTTTGCAACGGTAGGCAAAGTCTTCAGCCAAGCTACGGTCAAAAAAGAGAATCGCCTCGCCAATGCCCATGCCGTTTTTGGTGCCGCAGCAGCAGAGCACGTCAACGCCAGCCTTCCAGGTGAGCTCGGCCGGGGTTTTGCCAGAGGCCGCTAGGGCGTTAGCAAAGCGAGCCCCATCCATATGCACCTTCAGCCCGTGGTGGCGCGCTAGACCGCTGAGGGCCGCTAGCTCATCGGTGGTGTAAAGAGTGCCCACCTCTGTAGCCTGGGTCAGGCTAATTACCTTGGGTTTGGGGTAGTGAATATCGGTACGCTTGGTGATTAGCCGCTCCACGTCGGCGGGATCGAGCTTGCCGTTGTCGCCTTGGGCCAGCAGCAGCTTAGAGCCATTACTGGCGAATTCAGGGGCACCGCATTCGTCGGTTTCGACATGGGCTAACTCGTGGCAGATAACGCTGTGGTACGACTGGCACAGTGCCGCCAAGGTTAAGGAGTTGGCGGCCGTGCCGTTAAAGACAAAAAATACCTCGCAGTCAATTTCAAAGATATTGCGAAAGGCATCCGAAGCCTTTTGAGTCCATTCGTCGTCGCCGTAGGCGGGCACATCTCCCTGATTGGCCTGCAGCAAATAGTCCAAGGCTTCAGGACAGATGCCAGAGTAGTTGTCGCTGGCGAACTGGAGGGGGCGGGTAGTCGGCGGGGCGGTGAGCATGATGGCTTTGGGGTGGAAGTGTTTTGAGGATAGCGTGAGGGAGTCGGGGGGTGAGGCAGGGTATTCTGGGCTACAGCTTTTCTGAGGGATAGGGGTGGACGGCGCTAGGGAGTGGACCAGGAATGGCAGGAGGAGAAGGGGGATGCAGTAAGATTGGGGAGCTATGGAAGCATTGAACCGCAACAGAACTGGACATTGGGCTATGGCGCGTAGGTCTCGCTGGGTTTGGATAGTAGCAGCGGTGGCTGGGGCTTCGGTAGCCCTAGATGGAGGTTCTTTAGCTCCGTTGGGTGGGGCACCGGCCCAGGCCCAGGATGGTGGCACCATCACCCTGCGCTCAGACATTCAAGAAGCCAATGCAGCCACGGGCATCATCACCGCCCGGGGCAATGTGCAGATCGATTACCCAACCCGCGGCATTCAGGCTACGTCGGCCCAGGCTGACTATTTCAGCAATGAGGATCGCATTGTGCTCAGCGGCAATGTCGTCGTAACGCAGAAGGGCAACACGCTGCGGGCCGAGGTAGTCACTTACCTGATCGAAGAAGATCGCTTTGTGGCTACCCCTCGTCCCAACGATCAGGTTGAGGCGGTTTATATTCTGCCTGAGTCACCGCCGGCACCGACATCAAACAGCGGCGGGGCCGGCGATCGCCCTCCTGCCCCACGCCCTCCGGTGGTGCTAGATGTTAGCCCGGTTGAGGATGGAGCTCAGCCTTTGAATCCGGCTCAATAAAACGCTGTTTCCTAACTCTCAAAAGCTTTTTGGAAGTATCAGTTGCTACCAAAAAGCTGTATCTAGATTGGTGAGGGGTTTGGCCCACTTGACGTAAACAATCACAATGTTACGCTCGACAAGCTGTTTAGCGTTAGCTTCGATTACCAATTGCCTAATACCGTAAAGCTAAATTTGTTTCCTTAAACTTTATCAATTTCTTACGAATCAAGGATAGTTTGAGAAGCCTTTTCGCGCGATCGCAGGTTATTACCCCCGATTTAGCTAACATAAGTATGCACACACGCAGTAGAAGATTCGTATTGTAGCTCTGTCCAAATCGGTCAGATCGGTATTGATGTTCAAACTGGCTATGCTTTAAGTGTTCCCTGAATTATTAGAGACTGCTGCACGATTAACCAAGCTAAGTTGGTTCCTCCAGAATGAAACGCTGGTGAAATTGCGCAGGCCGAAAAAATTACTTGTGGTTTCTAGGCCGTTGAGTACGTGATATTGCGATATTAGCTTGATGCTAAATCTGTCTTTAGTGTCGGCTAGCTTGTGGTGACTTGACACTTTTTTAAACTAATGAAGTCTTATTGTTTTAGGGGCTTGTAGATGTCCCTAAAGACAGCTCTAGCGCTTTTTTGTAAGCGCTTAGAAGTTGTCTTTACTCCTAGGAATCGTCACGCATAGTATTTCTTTGAGCTAATCGATATGCTTACCCACTTTCCTTGCGTTCCATTTCTGTCGGAAGCTTCTGCCGTCAGGCTAATGCAACGCTCGCTCAACAAATTAAAGACTATTCTGCGGCTCTTTTGGGGCGATCCTAAGTTTTTAGTAATGAGCTGGCTAGCTCGTTTCATTGCAATTCGAGAGTGGGTTGCCCGTCGCGGTAGATATCTTCCCCCCGCGGTGCTCGATGCGACAGTGATTCACGCAACGGAGGGGGCCTGTCCTCTAATGAGCCCAGGCCAAGTGGCACAACTGATTCGCACCAACGGCTACTATGTTGGGTTTTCGCTACAGCCCAGCATTCTGCAGGGGTTGTTAACCTTTGCCAAGACGACGCCCTGTTATGCCAACCGCAATCCATCCCAACCGTTTTACATTCAGAACAAAGACAAAATAGTTAAAGACCTGGACACACCGCTGCTGGTGGCTGGCTATTTAGACAGCCATGAATCGTGCCAGGCCTATCAAAAAATTAAGCATGATCCTTACCTTTTAGCGATCGCTAGTCAGTACCTCAACCACCCAGCGGTGTACCTCCGAGGCGAGCTAGCGTGGGGGTTTCCGGCTCCTGCTACCCTAGACGACAAAATTAAAACAGCGCGGGTTTACCACTGTGACATCAATGACTTTAAAACGATCAAATTTTTCTTTTACCTCACTGAAGTGGGCGAGGACGAAGGCCCCCATGTCTATATGCAGGGCACTCACCGTACGAGAAAGTTTAGCCACCAGGGGCTGGGTCAGCGCTGCGCGGCGATCGATGACGAAACCCTGGTTCAAACCTATGGCCGCGATCGCGTTCAGGTGGTTACCGGTGCCGCTGGACTAGGCTTTGCAGGAGATCCCTACTGCCTACACAAGGGCACTGTACCCACCAAAAATCCTCGACTGCTGCTACAGCTAGAATTTGGCATTACCCCCTACCGCATCTGGTACTTTTAGGGTTTGTGATGTTTGCGCTCCTTAATTTTTTTATCCTCAGGAGCTTGGCCCATATTATTCTCAACTAACCTTTAGAATAGGGCGTTTGCTAACATCATTTTTGCCTGCAATTGTTAAGGCGTATCCGTTAGGAATAAATATAGAGATGTCGATCGCTCAACTTGACGCTGCTGAGCAGGAGCCTAGAAAAATAGCTTACCTGGTTAATCAGTACCCTAAGGTTAGCCATAGTTTTATTCGCCGTGAAATTGCTGCCCTTGAAACCCAAGGGCTAACGGTAGCTAGGTTTTCGATTCGCTCCTGTGCTGATGAGCTGGTAGACCCAGACGACGTCAAAGAGCTAGACAAAACTCAGATCGTGCTAGACCATCCCTGGTCTGAGCTACTATTCACTATCGCCCAGGTTGTGCTGCAGCGACCCATAGCGTTTGTAACTGCCCTCAGCTTGGCCTTTCAGCTCGGCTTTAAGGACGAGTCGGGGCCGCTGTATCACTTGGCATACCTGGCCGAAGCCTGTGTGCTGCTGGCTTGGTTTGAAGCTGCCAATATCGACCATGTGCACGCCCACTTTGGCACCAACTCGACGACCGTAGCCATGCTGTGCCATGTACTAGGCGGGCCACCCTACAGCTTTACGGTGCATGGCCCAGAAGAGTTTGACAAAGTGAGGGCGATTTCGCTAGCCGAAAAAATCAGGCGCGCTGCCTTTGTCGTCGCCATTAGTTCCTTTGGCAAGAGCCAACTGTACCGCTGGACAGCCCTGGAAGACTGGCCCAAAGTCCACGTCGTGCACTGCGGACTCGATCAAAACTTTCTAGCCCAAGAGTTTACACCTATTCCAGAGCAGCGCCACCTGGTCTGTGTGGGGCGACTCAGTGGGCAAAAGGGCCATTTGCTGCTGCTGGAGGCCGTCAAGCAGCTTGTCGATACAGGCTATCGATTTACCGTTGTGCTGGCGGGTGATGGCGAAATGCGATCGCAGGTCGAAGGGTTAATTACTGCCTACGGATTGCAAAACTGCGTTTCAATTACGGGGT is part of the Leptolyngbya subtilissima AS-A7 genome and encodes:
- the pseC gene encoding UDP-4-amino-4,6-dideoxy-N-acetyl-beta-L-altrosamine transaminase produces the protein MTPFIPYGRQSISQQDIDAVVAVLKSDWLTQGPAIAQFEQAVADYCGVSYAVAVSSATAALHIACLAAELGSRDTLWTSPNTFVASANCGLYCGATVDFVDIDPKTYNLDIALLQQKLSWVQQDGTLPKVVVPVHFAGQSCDMEAISSLAQQYDFTVIEDASHAIGGQYRGRPVGCCQFSDMAVFSFHPVKIVTTGEGGMVLTNQKALYEKLIRFRSHGITREPEQMQGESHGPWYYEQLELGFNYRMTDIQAALGTSQMQRLPAFVQRRQMLADRYFELLQGLPIMLPVQPPETASSWHLFVIRLMLNTLQLSHRQVFETLRDKGIGVNLHYIPVHTQPYYQTLGFRPGDFPEAEQYYREAISLPLHYEMSLDEQDYIVDCLRACLT
- the pseB gene encoding UDP-N-acetylglucosamine 4,6-dehydratase (inverting), which gives rise to MKITEDTSILVTGGTGSFGKKFVGTILEKFPNIKRLVIYSRDELKQFEMAQIFPQSKYPGIRYFIGDVRDQQRLIRAFERIDIVIHAAALKQVPTAEYNPIECIRTNVLGAENVIEASLSTGVKKVIALSTDKAAAPINLYGATKLCSDKLFIAANNIKGIRKLSFSVVRYGNVMGSRGSVIPFFLGKRKEGILPITDPAMTRFNISLEEGVDMVLWAIKHAWGGEVFVPRIPSYLITDVAKAIGPDCEYPVVGVRPGEKIHEEMITTSDSFTTVDLGHYYAILPIQGAYSIEEYCKKMNAKPVEPGFSYNSGQNEKFLSVEELQSLIKLHIDPHFSA
- a CDS encoding ABC transporter ATP-binding protein, with the translated sequence MSDSVIQVENLGKKYVLGQQQGSSRYVALRDVLADRVKSFSRRLRHPLKPSVKHQHDEFWALKDVSFEVKQGEVVGIIGRNGAGKSTLLKILSRITEPTTGRVRLRGRVASLLEVGTGFHPELTGRENIFLNGAILGMSRVEINRRFDEIVEFAEVSRFLDTPVKRYSSGMYVRLAFAVAAHLEPEILVVDEVLAVGDAAFQKKCLGKMGDVAKQEGRTVLFVSHNMTAVESLCQTALMLSDGQVSFRGDARTAIAKYVSETNLVASAYVDLSTRSKERYGPRQYATLKSLSLLDGDGNCVTTLQMGQPVNFRLEIDFKMPSDSYEIGIAICNLHGVRLHYLVSNWEDDLNVTTSGPYTIEASVPSIHLFPGEYLINVWVKKQGESYDDAVHEATGFAVQESQITNRYAYFERYSTNTQVYTPSRWQAFQGDNLDKTVLAQTEL
- the leuS gene encoding leucine--tRNA ligase, whose protein sequence is MESKYIPADIEKKWQQAWAKQGLDRAIENPDQPKFYALSMFPYPSGNLHMGHVRNYTITDVVARVRRMQGYRVLHPMGWDAFGLPAENAAIDRGIHPAKWTYQNIDQMRAQLQELGLSYDWEREVATCAPDYYRWTQWIFIQMLQMGLAYQKEAAVNWDPIDQTVLANEQVDSEGKSWRSGAIVEKKLLRQWFLKITDYAEELLQDLNKLPGWPERVRTMQANWIGKSTGARVVFKSEAGDALPVFTTRPDTLWGATFMVLSPEHPLVEKLTAPDRVAAVDDYRKAAAAKSEIDRTAEDREKTGVWTGSYAVNPVNDVKIPIWIADYVLMGYGTGAIMAVPAHDQRDFEFARKFGLPVKVVVQPVGESLDGNTMTAAWAGEGVMINSGPLNDIPAGKGEAESVPAAIHWLESNDKGQGEANYRLRDWLISRQRYWGVPIPVVHCPECGIVPVPDEQLPVTLPEDVEFSGRGASPLAQLGDWVNVPCPTCNRPARRETDTMDTFIDSSWYFLRYTDAKNPEQVFAQAQANGWMPVDQYVGGIEHAILHLLYSRFITKVLRDRGLLSCDEPFERLLTQGMVQNTTYKNPKTGKYVAPENVADPTNPVDPDTGDALEVFYEKMSKSKYNGVDPKSVLAKYGADTARMFILFKAPPEKDLEWDDADVEGQFRFLNRVWRLVTEYLASVGANGGSSSGDTAADLSKDEKTLRRAIHTAIQAITEDIDGDYQFNTAVSELMKLSNALTDSAAKNSPVYTEGVRALVLLLAPFAPHMADELWHQLGNIDSIHRAPWPVFDPTALVVDEITLVIQIMGKTRGTLEVPADSDKAALETYARESEVAQRYLEGKEIKKVIVVPGKLVNFVVAG
- a CDS encoding chromophore lyase CpcT/CpeT — protein: MTHATDIHTLARWMAADFSNQQQAFENPPLFAHIRVCMRPLPTETLGGLGFYIEQAYDFMIQQPYRARGMKLIPQGDHILIENYTLKDAEAFYGASRDLDQLSKLTADHFEKTPGCDMIVHWTGHSFKGAVQPGKACMVERNGKTTYLDSEFEIDADQFVSWDRGRDPETHEHLWGSLAGPFEFKRRSSFAEEVKE
- a CDS encoding plasmid pRiA4b ORF-3 family protein, with the protein product MDTMETDLTAETYHLHVELLDSDPYIWRQVTVRGDASLAELHRVLAAAMGWSGEADYVFKGQGKVLQAGEERSLSTLITQPGEALIYNYAPAQGWLHKVTLEAIAPVDHPLPHCTAGERQCPPEFCNGVWDYVDLIDRLGDGDDPEEIDALWQKVGYDFDPERFDLAAANRRLQALAE
- a CDS encoding threonine aldolase family protein produces the protein MLTAPPTTRPLQFASDNYSGICPEALDYLLQANQGDVPAYGDDEWTQKASDAFRNIFEIDCEVFFVFNGTAANSLTLAALCQSYHSVICHELAHVETDECGAPEFASNGSKLLLAQGDNGKLDPADVERLITKRTDIHYPKPKVISLTQATEVGTLYTTDELAALSGLARHHGLKVHMDGARFANALAASGKTPAELTWKAGVDVLCCCGTKNGMGIGEAILFFDRSLAEDFAYRCKQAGQLCSKMRFISAPWLGLLETGAWLRNADHANHMAAYLEQQLRQIPEVKLLFPRQANGVFVQMPQPLIDELYRRGWKFYTFIGSDGARLMCGWNTTTEAIDELAADIQDSVRLLR